One Rosa chinensis cultivar Old Blush chromosome 3, RchiOBHm-V2, whole genome shotgun sequence DNA window includes the following coding sequences:
- the LOC112193513 gene encoding protein FATTY ACID EXPORT 3, chloroplastic yields MSVTLQAVSLLNPNPSSRFQKAAAAATTPVALCSRRFDHFVGARGFGGAPVAVPKGLGCGGSLSLSRRSLWCRPIVAVAASQDESKHPEVEVEKEKESAKLKAEESEEAWEQTLASFKEQALKMQSVSQEAYEIYSKKALVVLKETSEQLKIQADKARYDITEIAKEISVEGKEYISTAAKNSPEPVKEIVETFNSSTDDLNDVTKIRDFHVGIPYGLVLSLGGFLSFMVTGSTAGIRFGVILGGILLAFSVSSLRSYKQGESFPLALKGQAAIASIIFLRETCLLAQRSWIPYLLRTLVSGGVVAFYVYRIVQNGKHQKDSSFE; encoded by the exons ATGAGCGTGACGTTGCAGGCGGTCTCTCTcttaaaccctaaccctagctctCGCTTCCAgaaggcggcggcggcggcgacgACTCCGGTAGCCTTGTGTTCTCGGCGGTTCGATCATTTCGTCGGTGCTCGCGGTTTTGGAGGAGCTCCGGTTGCCGTTCCGAAGGGGCTCGGCTGTGGTGGCTCGCTGTCTCTGAGCCGGCGGAGCTTGTGGTGCCGGCCAATTGTAGCCGTCGCTGCCTCGCAAGATGAATCG AAGCATCCAGAGGTTGAGGTGGagaaggaaaaggaaagtgCCAAGTTGAAAGCTGAAGAATCAGAAGAAGCTTGGGAACAGACTTTGGCTTCTTTCAAAGAACAAGCTTTAAAGATGCAAAGTGTCTCACAGGAAGCGTATGAGATATATTCTAAGAAAGCCTTGGTTGTTTTGAAGGAAACGTCAGAGCAGTTGAAAATACAGGCTGATAAGGCAAGGTATGATATCACTGAGATAGCTAAAGAGATCAGCGTTGAAGGTAAAGAATATATCTCCACAGCCGCAAAGAATTCCCCTGAGCCAGTGAAGGAAATTGTTGAAACATTCAATTCATCAACAGACGATCTGAATGACGTCACAAAAATCCGCGACTTTCATGTTGGGATACCATATG GTCTGGTTCTTTCTCTTGGTGGCTTCCTTTCCTTCATGGTAACAGGAAGCACCGCTGGAATTAGGTTTGGGGTTATCCTTGGTGGCATTCTTTTGGCTTTCAGTGTTTCAAGTTTGAGATCATATAAGCAAGGAGAATCATTTCCTTTGGCCTTGAAAGGGCAGGCAG CTATAGCCAGTATAATTTTTCTGAGGGAGACATGCCTACTGGCTCAG AGATCATGGATTCCATATTTGTTGAGAACCCTTGTCAG TGGAGGTGTTGTAGCTTTCTATGTCTATAGGATTGTACAGAATGGTAAACACCAAAAAGATTCGAGCTTTGAATGA